A region of Paractinoplanes abujensis DNA encodes the following proteins:
- a CDS encoding aldehyde dehydrogenase family protein, with amino-acid sequence MTSLDRKHLYIGGEWVAPDSAETIAVENPATEEVLAHVPAGTAADVDRAVAAARAAFASWSVSPDRFVHLDRLHTALSARAGDIARTVGLELGTPLKIAKAVQAGLPLTVLRSYADLSLPGPETVGNSLIEREPIGVVGAITPWNYPLHQVVAKVAAALAAGCTVVLKPSELTPLVAFLLVDAAAEAELPPGVLNVVTGTGPVVGAAIAGHPDVDMVSFTGSTATGRAITHAAADRIAKVALELGGKSANVILEDADLVRAVKVGVGNAYLNSGQTCTAWTRMLVHQSHYDEAVALAAKTAGGYTVGDPFDESTRLGPLASAAQRDRVLGFISRASARQVAGDSPVPEKGYFVAPTVFADVDPGSELAQEEIFGPVLSIIPFASDDEAVAIANNSKYGLAGGVWGSEERALSVARRMRTGQVDINGGAFNPRAPFGGYKQSGVGRELGEHGLAEFQQVKAIQR; translated from the coding sequence ATGACATCGCTCGACCGCAAGCACCTCTACATCGGCGGGGAGTGGGTCGCGCCCGACTCCGCCGAGACGATCGCGGTGGAGAACCCGGCTACCGAGGAAGTGCTGGCCCACGTGCCCGCGGGCACGGCCGCCGACGTCGATCGCGCGGTCGCGGCGGCCCGGGCGGCCTTCGCGAGCTGGTCCGTCTCACCCGACCGGTTCGTTCACCTGGACCGGCTGCACACCGCGCTCTCGGCCCGCGCGGGCGACATCGCTCGTACGGTGGGACTCGAACTCGGCACGCCCCTCAAGATCGCCAAAGCGGTGCAGGCCGGCCTGCCGCTCACGGTCCTCCGCTCGTACGCGGATCTGTCTCTCCCCGGGCCGGAAACCGTCGGCAACTCGCTGATCGAGCGCGAGCCGATCGGGGTGGTCGGCGCGATCACCCCCTGGAACTATCCGCTGCACCAGGTCGTGGCCAAGGTGGCCGCCGCCCTGGCCGCCGGCTGCACGGTGGTGCTCAAGCCGAGCGAGCTGACCCCGCTCGTGGCGTTCCTGCTGGTCGACGCGGCCGCGGAGGCCGAGTTGCCGCCCGGCGTGCTCAACGTGGTGACGGGCACGGGTCCGGTCGTCGGCGCCGCCATCGCCGGGCACCCCGACGTCGACATGGTCTCGTTCACCGGTTCCACGGCGACAGGGCGGGCCATCACCCACGCCGCCGCCGACCGCATCGCCAAGGTCGCGCTCGAGCTCGGGGGCAAGTCGGCCAACGTCATCCTGGAAGACGCCGACCTCGTACGGGCGGTGAAAGTGGGAGTGGGCAACGCGTACCTCAACTCCGGCCAGACCTGCACGGCGTGGACCAGGATGCTCGTGCACCAGAGCCACTACGACGAGGCCGTCGCGCTGGCCGCCAAGACCGCCGGGGGCTACACCGTCGGTGATCCTTTCGACGAGTCGACCCGGCTGGGGCCGCTGGCCTCGGCCGCTCAACGCGATCGGGTGCTGGGATTCATCTCCCGGGCCTCGGCGCGGCAGGTGGCAGGCGACTCCCCCGTTCCGGAGAAGGGATATTTCGTCGCGCCGACCGTCTTCGCCGACGTCGACCCCGGCAGCGAGCTGGCCCAGGAGGAGATCTTCGGCCCGGTGCTGTCGATCATCCCGTTCGCGTCCGACGACGAGGCCGTGGCGATCGCCAACAACTCCAAGTACGGTCTGGCCGGCGGCGTGTGGGGCTCCGAGGAACGCGCGTTGTCGGTGGCCCGCCGCATGCGTACGGGTCAGGTCGACATCAACGGCGGCGCGTTCAACCCGCGGGCGCCGTTCGGTGGCTACAAGCAGTCAGGTGTCGGACGTGAACTGGGCGAGCACGGCCTCGCCGAGTTCCAGCAGGTGAAGGCGATCCAGAGATGA
- a CDS encoding TetR/AcrR family transcriptional regulator → MARPRQALLTRERIVEAASALVDAEGLDALSTRRLATELSVQGPSLYNHFATKSDIVDAVADAVIEQVDVSAFGTFPWDEALRRWARSYHAVLSAHPNIVPVLAQGPGRRPGGLAMAEAVYGALVDAGWSYARATHIGALMRYLVTGSALGSFALGFDVDPQLYDRYPHLGHAPRLAEHHEAVDEGAFELGLDLLITGLTARYEMGTR, encoded by the coding sequence ATGGCCCGGCCACGGCAGGCCCTCCTGACCCGGGAACGGATCGTCGAGGCGGCGTCAGCCCTGGTCGACGCGGAGGGCCTGGACGCGCTCTCGACCCGCCGGCTCGCCACCGAGCTGAGCGTGCAGGGCCCCTCCCTCTACAACCACTTCGCCACCAAGTCCGACATAGTGGACGCGGTGGCCGACGCCGTGATCGAACAGGTCGACGTGTCGGCGTTCGGGACGTTCCCGTGGGACGAGGCTTTGCGGCGCTGGGCCCGCTCCTACCACGCGGTGCTCTCCGCCCACCCCAACATCGTGCCCGTGCTGGCCCAGGGTCCGGGGCGGCGTCCGGGCGGTCTGGCCATGGCCGAGGCCGTGTACGGCGCCCTGGTCGACGCCGGCTGGTCGTACGCGCGGGCCACGCACATCGGCGCGCTCATGCGCTACCTGGTCACCGGTTCGGCGCTGGGATCGTTCGCGCTCGGCTTCGACGTCGACCCCCAGCTGTACGACCGTTATCCACACCTCGGCCACGCCCCCCGCCTGGCGGAGCATCATGAAGCCGTGGACGAGGGCGCCTTCGAACTCGGACTGGACCTGCTGATCACCGGCCTGACGGCCCGATACGAGATGGGGACCCGCTGA